GTTTGGCATCCGGATAGATCGCTGTCGGAGGCAGCTCCGATTCTTTGATGGACTTCTGGAAGGTGATAATGTCGCCATCCTGAATCTCGGATTGCTGGAACGTCTGCTTCGGCTTCATGAGGTCGATCATGTTGTGTTTGATCTCCTCGTAAAGGACAAATTCGGTTCCGGCCGGCCAACTCATGGTCTCGAGTATTGTGGGTGCAAGGTCTGCAACCTTCTGGGTCTTCCGTACATACACCGCACCGACTCCATTCAAAGTTTGCTTGAGCACGTCAAAGTGCTTCAAGAAGATGAGCACCGAGGTAGAGCTGTCAGGCCAAGACACGGTGCCATCGGCAGACGCTTCTCCGACCTCCACCCAGACCCTGAATGCATTGCCCTTGGTGCCATATCGGCTATACGCCTCTTCCACTGTCATTTCCGGGTCCTTAATGACTTGATCAGGTCGCATTGTCTTGTTCTGCCTGTTGACCATGACCCAGAACCGAATTTGGAGCGGGTTCACTCCTTTCTCCTCTGCAATATTTTCCGCAAATTCGCCAACCTTGGTGGTCCTGAGGAGTCGATACGGTTTCGGGAAAGCCGCTTCTTCGGCCGGCTGCTCGGAACTCGTTAAATCAAACCCATTATGGTATTTGAAGGTCTCTTCCGACAAGACTCCAACATTGATATACAAGTGAGCCTcttctcgctccttccttCTACGTGCCAGGTCCGCACGTTCTTCAACTAGTCGTTTTTCTAAAATCGAAGCGCGTTAGCAAATAGTCGGTACAATAGTCGGTACAATCATACCAATATGAGTAGGCACGTCCTCTTTCGTTATCGGGAAGAGAACATCATCCGATCTGGATTTGCGGACATAAACCAACATGTAGGCGTTCGTTGATCGCTTTGTGGATAGCGCTCGAGTATACGGCTGTCTCACTCCAACCGAACCGTTGGGAAGCTCATACTCTCCGCCATAGTTTTCTTCGAGCACTTCTTTATCTGTCGCTCGGGTTACCCGGTCGTCATCAAAGCGGTACCAGTGCCCATCTTTGGTTGGCTTCAGGAAAGCAAAGTAGTGACCCGCGTTCAGGTCACCGCTGTGGACTAGCACACCATGTAATTCATAAATCCATGACTCGGACTTGTCGGCATCCTTCGAAAGATAGGGGGAGGCATCAAATTCCATCGGGAACGCATGTCGGTCATTAATCTTCATCATCGCATCTCGGTGGATATCATATTCAAAACGTTTCAGGTGTAGGTGTAACACAGGAGGGAAGCTCTCAAAGATCTCTCCTTTGTCGGCATCTTGCAAACCGTACGGTTGACCCGCGTCGTATTTGTTTTCGCCCTCGAGTCTCTCCACTTGGATATAGTCCTTGAAACTGTCATCAAGCGTCTTGTTGTTCCTCACGTTCAGCTGAATATCCCAGAAATCTTCCACTCGTGATGATTCGTAGTCGACATTAATGCATGAAATATACGTTTTCGATTTTCCAACAAACATATCGGGAAGTGCCTTTTCCGCCGGGGtacccttcatcttctcctctAGCCTCTCCATTAACTTTCGCGATAGTTCCTGGACATCCTGCTGTTCAAAAATCTGCCTCGACTCCCAACCAAACGATGCCGTAAGCTCCGTTGTCGAAACAGGATAGTCGCTCGtttggaggttgttgaagagccTCTGAAGGGTCCAGGCGCTGTTATCTCGTGATGCCTCCGCTTCCGTTGGGATCTGGTAAACGGCCTTTCGGAATGCATTGGTGAAATATAGTGACTGCAGTAATGAATTCAGATAACACGTCGCTCCCTGATTCTTCAACCCAACCATGCCGGTTTCTTTCTTTGAGTCATAGCTATACAACTGTCAGCATAACCGTGATATTAAACACGACCAGGGTTCATACTTCTGGAAGCTGTGCCATAAAACACCCGTCGGATCTTTGACAACACGAATATATGCGGTGACATTGGCCTCGTCATTCTGTACAAGAGGGACTCCGTGCCCTTCCCATGGCACGGTGAAGAGCCTACGAAGCTCGCAGAACCGCGTGAAACCCCAATCACCCTCGTCCGCATTAAATCTATGAGTAGCGACTACAAGGTAGGTAAGCATACGAAACAGAGTTTGGAAGATCGGCTGGTCTAACTTACCATGTGAAAGTTGAATGGATGGATCGTTTGGATTCCAAAGCACCAGTGAAAATTGCACGCAGGCATACCAGTTCGCGGGCGGTTCGTCTTCCCAGGCATGCTCTAGATAGAAGGAAGCGTGTTCGACGTGGTTTCCAtaaggaaagaaaagtaCCCGCCTGCGAGCGAGCGATGTGAGCGCGTCGTTCGGACAACAATGCGGCTATTTCCACTCACCACGGGGATCCGCCGCACTGAAAGACTGGTCCATGCTCCTTCTTTTTCAACTTCCGCCAGTCCTGAATGTTCCATGTGTGCCAAGTTTCATCTTCGGTTTCAAGATCTGGGTCTTTTGGGAGGACGCGGGCCATCACAGCCGGAACTGCAGCAGAGACACATTTTAGAACATATTCTTTACAATCAATTGAACGCATTGACGAGCCGTAGCCGAAATGCGGGGATCAGCATGGCCATTGCGGGGAAGCCAGGTCGGAGCAGCTGTATTCTTCGCGAGCTAGATGTGCGATCTCCGGGCGACAGGATTGAATTCAGGGTAAGGTCCTTACAGTCATCCGCAGGGGGCTCAGCGTCTGGCTCCTCAGAGCCGGACTGAGAAACGACGACATCATCGGTTCTGTCATGTTGAAATTGTTCGTATTCATCAACGAGCATTTCACTATCTGCGACCTGGACAGGTTCAAGAGATTGTTAGTAAAAGGTTGTATGCCAGGGATTaagctgttgttgttgtcaCATCTGCGACAATCCAAATTCAAAGACTCACGTTGTCCATGAAGGAAGAAAAGTGCGCTCGAGCACCCGAACTTGGAGGCGTTCGCTGctcggggaggagaggacAAAAAGGACAAGTTCtaaagacaaagaaaagataaaTCTATTCCACAGATCGCAGGGAGGGGGCGAAGAGGGAGCAAGCAAAGGTGTAAGGGACAAGCAGATCTTGTCTGGGTCTGAGCAGGTTCCAGTTCAAAGGGAGTTGAGGCCTGTGGCGGAGTCTtgcagaacaagaacaacgAATAATAACGGCTTGCGGGACACACTCTGAATCAGATTATTAAGACAGCACAAGCACAACACCTATGTAGGTCTGCCACTAGAGGTTAATATGAAGGCTCGggtttctttctttatttatttgcTTATCTACAGTCCATCTTTCCTTTGCAGCTCCATTAACTGGACGCTGAAGGCAAGAGGCAGGGAATTCAGGGCAGCACAGTGATATCATAAGAATTGGTCTTCCTTGGTCCGCCCGCACTTATGAGCACTAGCCTCGAGCATAAGTCTGTACACAAACATCCCTATACTGATGTCGGCTGGCATGCTGCAGCAACCAAGCTTATCTTGAATTGAAATTGGCTACATGGTATTATTTGTTTTTTCCTCCAATGCCAAATAGAGTGTGACTTTCTCCAAACTTTGAAAATAAGAGAGTCGGTTTGCTTTTATGCAGTCAGTCACATGCCTGCCCAAAGCTCTCACCGCCCGGTCAAACAATATCATGACTCCGCCCGCATTCAGCAATCATGCGATCAGCAAACACCAGCTCGACAACCCCGAGGGAGTCATGTATGAGACTCGTCGGTCACATATAGTCTCGTCTCCGGTTCCTCGAGATTTTACTCACCCCGGAGCACCCTCTACAAATCCATGAAGCACACCTGACACGCTCATTCGTCGAGATGCTGCGGAGTCGCCCAGCTCGATGCTGGCGGACCTTGCACAGACGCCCTCTCTCAATACGAAGTCTCAACTCCGAGGGATTTGCACATAATCCCCCGCCATGGAGACCTGTCTCGGCTCTGGATGAGTATGTCGCCGCTAGTTTTTTCGAGTGATTCATCACTAATATGTCGTCTAGATTTGTCGAGCGCCAGATTCGGCCGATCAGTTTACGGCAGCTCACTTTCTTCGGACGAACCTTGACTGAATCAAGACTAATCAGCTCAGCAAACTACGTGCGCACCGAGCTTCCAACGAGGTCAGTAGGGCTGCTCTCATCATATCTTGCTTCTGCTAACTTAAGTTGTTGCGGCCAGATTAGCACATCGTCTTCGAGATATACAAAAGCTACCATATGTCATTGTCGCTAACCCTCACTTCTCCCTGGTATACGAACTTTACTATAAGGCGTTTGAGAGGTTTCGCACCGTCCCAGAAATACGAACCCTTGAGGATAACGACAGGTTTTGTGACATCTTACGCAAGACGCTCACAGAGCACCTCGTCGTGATACCGAGGTTAGCTATGGGAGTACTTGAATGTCGTGGTCTGCTGCCTTCCGACGCAATGGATGAATTCATGAATACTTTGCTTAGGGCGGTAAGACAATAGTCACTACCCCAGCCGATGAGTCATGTCTAATTTGTGCACTAGAGAATTTCCCGTCGGGTCATTGCGGAACAACACCTTGCATTAACGGAAACATTCAACTCGCCGTGGCACTTTCCCGGATCGCAGGATAGGACAGACCTGAACGCAGACTTCGTCGGTGAAGTGTTCCTGAAATGCAATGCCAAAGAGGTCGTAGAACGGTGCGGCAAGTTGGTACAGGACATGATTCGACAAAGCACTGGGTCCGACAAGATTCCAGAAATCTCCGTGCAGGGGCACCTAGATGCCACATTCCCATATATGCTCAGTCACTTAGAGTACATAATCGGGGAGCTCCTGCGTAATTCAGTCCAGGCTGTCAGTGAAAAATACCAGGACTTGCAGCAAACGCCGCCGCCTATTGAGGTGCTCATCTGTGAAGCACCTCAACATGTTATCATGCGTGTCTCTGACCAAGGCGGAGGAATACCGCGAGAGATCATGCCATACTTATGGTCTTTTACCAAAGGACCTCACAGCAAGGTGCGACTTGAAAATCTAGGACAGGTCCCAGCAATGGCAGCCACATTGCAAGAGCTCTCAGTGTCCAGCGATATAAAACATGCGGACAAGGAAACGTTCCGCGAAAGCTCACTAGACACACTAACTTCGCGGCTTCCAGACCTACGGCTGGGCATCGGACTCCCGATGAGCAGAGTCTATGCGGAGTACTGGGCAGGTAGCCTGGAACTGCATAGCTTGGAGGGATACGGCGTGGACGCTTTCCTTCAGATATCGAAACTCGGTAACAAGAACGAGCAGGTCACGACGAGAGCGGCAATTGATGCCGTGTGATCGATCGCGATTTTCCCGCTCCATTGGCATATTAAATCTTGGCGTATACTCTATATGCCATTTTCCCATGTAAATACGTTCCGGGGAAATCTTCTTGAGGACAAGAGGCGTCGGAATGTACCTTTGTACATCCCCAAATACTGTGCTGCCTAGCCCTACAGCCCTGTCGGCATTTTGCGGCAGCATCTTGCGGCATGACGTCAACGGAACAAACCAGGTTGGTGTTTTACCTCTCGCCTGTATACACTCGAAACATTACTTTATTGTTAGACAATCTGTGTGGCTATCAGATTTGCGTCCTTTGTCGCACCAATTTCCTAGTATTCTTAGCCCAGTGACGTCGTCGCGGCGCCATACCATAAAATGAAACGCATGACCTCTGACCACGACGACTATGTTCCCATTTACATTTTCGTCCTTCTCTTCACTATTCTCTTTCTAAGCTTTATCGGAACCTATTCGGATACCAACGAACGTGCTGAACAAGCTGCACATTCATAGATCTCAAAATGGCTGGAACGGTTTCTATGCTCTGCTTGATCATCATTACTCTCTTCAGTTCGTCCTACATCAACGACAAAAGCTTTTAAAAGCCTCGCCCTGTATACACTATACTAATACACTCCCTCAGTACCCCCACTAggcgtcttcctcatctctGGCTGCGGCGCCGACTTCCTTATCAACATCCTCCTAACAATATTGGGGTTAGTCTTCTTCAATCCATTTTCGCCTTACCCGCAGGATCTCGAGCTAACAACTAGCGCTTCTTAGTTACTTCCCCGGTCACATCCACGCTTTCTACTTGGAATACGTCTATTACCATAATCGCGATTCTATGACCCCGGGACGTGCGCCGGGTGTATACTCCGATCGGATTCAGCAGGGTGGGCATCACGGTAGAAGACATCACAATGCGCCAGACTATGGGCCAAACTATGGCACTGTTTCTTGATTTCCCGGGTCTTTTGGTAGATTGAATTTTGGATAGCTAGAATTTCTATTGGCGCTTTGTTCGGTTCTACATATTGTTTTCAACCGATTAAATGCCGCCGTTCATCCTCCTACTCTTGCGTACCGTATTTATGGTAAGGTAGTTTAAATGGAGACCCAATTCCGCAACAAAAAGCAATAGATCCATTCGTTCGATTCATATTTAAGCTCTTCctttataaatactagccCTCTAGACCGAAGCCGCCTGCTCCCCCTTGGGCTTTGATCCCTTCAATGCCGGAAAAGTAAACGCCTTGGTCACCCCCGTCTTCCCCTCCGTCCTAGGCACCGCACCGGTCCCAGGAGCCCAC
This sequence is a window from Aspergillus puulaauensis MK2 DNA, chromosome 6, nearly complete sequence. Protein-coding genes within it:
- a CDS encoding protein kinase PKP2 (COG:T;~EggNog:ENOG410PINT;~InterPro:IPR039028,IPR036890,IPR036784,IPR018955;~PFAM:PF10436;~go_function: GO:0004672 - protein kinase activity [Evidence IEA]), with amino-acid sequence MLRSRPARCWRTLHRRPLSIRSLNSEGFAHNPPPWRPVSALDEFVERQIRPISLRQLTFFGRTLTESRLISSANYVRTELPTRLAHRLRDIQKLPYVIVANPHFSLVYELYYKAFERFRTVPEIRTLEDNDRFCDILRKTLTEHLVVIPRLAMGVLECRGLLPSDAMDEFMNTLLRARISRRVIAEQHLALTETFNSPWHFPGSQDRTDLNADFVGEVFLKCNAKEVVERCGKLVQDMIRQSTGSDKIPEISVQGHLDATFPYMLSHLEYIIGELLRNSVQAVSEKYQDLQQTPPPIEVLICEAPQHVIMRVSDQGGGIPREIMPYLWSFTKGPHSKVRLENLGQVPAMAATLQELSVSSDIKHADKETFRESSLDTLTSRLPDLRLGIGLPMSRVYAEYWAGSLELHSLEGYGVDAFLQISKLGNKNEQVTTRAAIDAV
- a CDS encoding YqaE/Pmp3 family membrane protein (COG:S;~EggNog:ENOG410PRB2;~InterPro:IPR000612;~PFAM:PF01679;~TransMembrane:2 (i7-26o32-58i);~go_component: GO:0016021 - integral component of membrane [Evidence IEA]), with product MAGTVSMLCLIIITLFIPPLGVFLISGCGADFLINILLTILGYFPGHIHAFYLEYVYYHNRDSMTPGRAPGVYSDRIQQGGHHGRRHHNAPDYGPNYGTVS
- a CDS encoding ubiquitin-specific protease UBP15 (BUSCO:EOG092606AJ;~COG:O;~EggNog:ENOG410PF84;~InterPro:IPR038765,IPR008974,IPR029346,IPR024729, IPR002083,IPR001394,IPR018200,IPR028889;~MEROPS:MER0002179;~PFAM:PF00917,PF12436,PF14533,PF00443,PF13423;~go_function: GO:0004843 - thiol-dependent ubiquitin-specific protease activity [Evidence IEA];~go_function: GO:0005515 - protein binding [Evidence IEA];~go_process: GO:0006511 - ubiquitin-dependent protein catabolic process [Evidence IEA];~go_process: GO:0016579 - protein deubiquitination [Evidence IEA]) codes for the protein MDNVADSEMLVDEYEQFQHDRTDDVVVSQSGSEEPDAEPPADDFPAVMARVLPKDPDLETEDETWHTWNIQDWRKLKKKEHGPVFQCGGSPWRVLFFPYGNHVEHASFYLEHAWEDEPPANWYACVQFSLVLWNPNDPSIQLSHVATHRFNADEGDWGFTRFCELRRLFTVPWEGHGVPLVQNDEANVTAYIRVVKDPTGVLWHSFQNYDSKKETGMVGLKNQGATCYLNSLLQSLYFTNAFRKAVYQIPTEAEASRDNSAWTLQRLFNNLQTSDYPVSTTELTASFGWESRQIFEQQDVQELSRKLMERLEEKMKGTPAEKALPDMFVGKSKTYISCINVDYESSRVEDFWDIQLNVRNNKTLDDSFKDYIQVERLEGENKYDAGQPYGLQDADKGEIFESFPPVLHLHLKRFEYDIHRDAMMKINDRHAFPMEFDASPYLSKDADKSESWIYELHGVLVHSGDLNAGHYFAFLKPTKDGHWYRFDDDRVTRATDKEVLEENYGGEYELPNGSVGVRQPYTRALSTKRSTNAYMLVYVRKSRSDDVLFPITKEDVPTHIEKRLVEERADLARRRKEREEAHLYINVGVLSEETFKYHNGFDLTSSEQPAEEAAFPKPYRLLRTTKVGEFAENIAEEKGVNPLQIRFWVMVNRQNKTMRPDQVIKDPEMTVEEAYSRYGTKGNAFRVWVEVGEASADGTVSWPDSSTSVLIFLKHFDVLKQTLNGVGAVYVRKTQKVADLAPTILETMSWPAGTEFVLYEEIKHNMIDLMKPKQTFQQSEIQDGDIITFQKSIKESELPPTAIYPDAKLYYDYLLNRVNITFAPIKTTGGEEFTLVLSKKMSYDQFSKKVGEHLGVDYTHLRFSPVVANSGKAKGFIKRNANQTAQTLQTVLGTQISGYGINVVRQDALYYEVLETSLSDFESKVCLRVTWLSEGITKEQTVEVLVPREGSVTDVLAGLQKKAGLDDETISNARVFEVHNYKIYKEFPQDSKFGGTNDFVALYAEKTPEEELNMESGSKTINAYNFDKETNKPHGVPFKFVMKPGEIFKETKERLSKRTGLKGKRFEKVKFAVVPRQLYSTPRYLEDDDILSDVIGDSDDMLGLDHPSKKQNFWNRSESFFIR